The bacterium genomic sequence CCTTGACCTCAAAACGGTGAAAATATTTGTTTTGCCTGACTGCAAAACAAACAAAAACAGGAACCTTAAATTTATTCGCAAGATATACGGGGCCTTCCGTAGCGAAGCACGGCTGTCCCAAAAAATTAACCGGAACAGTGTTGTCGCCAAAATCCTGATCGGAAAGCAGGGCTATACAATATTTATCCTCAATAAGCCGTCTGAGTTTCATAATTTCATTTTCGTAAACTACGACCATGCCTGCTTTTTCTCTTTGGCGATTGATCAGCCGGTCGATTTTTTCATTTTGTTGATGTTTAACTATTACGGCTATTGGAATTCTTTTTTCAAATAAAATCTTTCCCATCAATTCCCAATTTCCGACATGCGCGGAAACGAAAATAGCGCCTGACAATATCCGATCGTAAAACCGGTCCGGAAGTATAAGTTCATAATCTCGATCCTGTTTTAGGTCTATCCGGTCCAATGCCAGAAGCTCAAAGAAAGTTCGCCCCAAATGTTTGTAGCTGTCTGAAACGAGTTGTGATGCTTTGTCTAATGTGATAGGCAGGCTGCTTCGAAGAATGTTTTCAACCGCTACTTTTTTACGAATTCCAATGTGTTCAAAAAAAAGTCCGGCTAAAGCTCCGGCGTCCGAAATTCGTCTGTAGGAAAGCAGACCCAGCATTAACTGCACAATCCATACAAACGAATATTCAAATGCCGAATTAATTTTGTTAAGAATCACAGACACATCTATTCCAGTGCGAGGTTGGCCAATTCATCTACGCGTTCATTATAATGAACTCCGGCATGTCCCTTTACCTTTGCAAAGGTCACGTCATGCCGGGCGCAGAGATTTAACAAGTTTTCCCACAATTCTCTGTTTTTTACCGGTTCTTTGGTTTTCGTTTTCCAGCCATTGCGCTGCCAATTCGTGATCCAGCGCTGCCGGAAAGCGTTCACAATATAGGCGCTGTCCGAGTACAAAGTTACCTTGCACGGCTGTTTCAAGCACTGCAAAGCCTCGATCACCGCGGTCAATTCCATCTGGTTATTGGTTGTTTGCATCTGAATTCCGGAAATTTCTTTTTTGACCTTGCCGTTCACATTTTCAAACAAAAGAACGGCTGCCCACGAACCTTTACCTGGATTGCCTTTGCAAGCACCGTCAGTATAAATGGTAACATGGGGTATGGCTGCAGTGGTCATAGGTAAGATCCTTGTACGATTAAAAACACGATCATTGAACCAACATAACTGAATCCTTCAATATTTTCAATAATGATTCTTTTTAGCTTGTTATAAGAGAACTCGTTTTATAAGTTCTGCGCATGGAAAAGCGGCATAAATCCTTTGAAATTCTATCAGAAGACGAGGATTATATTTTAATAAATAAATACGCAGGTACGCTAACTCTGCCTGACCGTTTTGATCCAGCCATCCCTAATCTGTATCATATCCTGAAAAGCAAGTATGGAGATGTGTTTATCGTTCACCGCATCGACCGGCAAACGAGCGGTGTGATCGCATTTGCAAAAAATGCAGTTGCGCATAAGGAACTTAACCTTCAGTTTGAAGGCCATCAGGTCCAAAAAAAATATTTGGTTCTTGTGCAGGGTGTGTTGAACGATGCGGAAGGTGTTATTGATCTTGCAATCGGTGAGAACTCCGGCAAGGCCGGAACTATGAGAATCGATACGGCTTATGGAAAAAAATCTGTCACGCAATACCGTGTCATTGAAAAATATTTGAATTATACTCTGGTCGAAGCAGTGCCTCTGTCCGGCAGAACCCATCAAATCCGTGTTCATTTCAAAGCCATAGGCCATCCTTTGGCGGTGGACGAATTGTATGGACATGCGGAAGGTATCAAGCTTTCCTCTATTAAAAAAACATATAAGATCAAGACCGGTGAAATTGAGAAGCCCTTAATCGCGCGATTAACCCTCCACGCAAAATCTCTTCGCTTTTATCACTTTCGGCGGAAAGAGCAGGTCACTATAGAAGCACCCGTGCCGAAGGATTTTGACCGTACTATTAAACAGTTAAGGAAATTAAGCCCTCTTCCGGTTCTCTGAAGATAATTCCGAACCGCTCCTCAAATGCCAGCTTAAGCTGTAATTTTAGTTCATCCAAATCTATACTTTTAATCTGTTCAATTTCTATCGTCTTGTCCTGCAACATCCGGGACATCCTTCTTTTTTCTGTGTCATCCAAATTCAGAAACTCTGTCAATTGCCGGTGATACGAACCTATCAGTATAGAGCCATGTTGCAGTACCGAACCGGCAAATCGCCTCTGAGCGCTTCCTACCAGTTTTTTCCCATTTACTTGTATTTCATATTTGGCCGAACTCGAAAAACATGCTGCAGACGACGGCTGTTTATACAACGCCTTAAAATCCGCCTGCACCGGCGCCACCTCCGCCGGAATTTCTAACTTTCGTAATCCTTGCACGAGCGCCTCACTGATCTGACGATACGTTTCTTCAATGCTGCCTGAAATATCATCATTGAAAATGACGCTGTATGTCAATTCCTCTGCGTGCAGAATGGCCCGCCCTCCTGTCGGTCTATAGACCAAATCGACGCCTTCTTCTTCGCATTTTTTCGTATTTATTTCCACGATCTTTTGGTTTTTTCCAAGTGAAATACAGTAGGGATGCCACTGAAAAAAACGCAATACGGATGGGGCGCTGCCGTTAGCAACTTTTTCGGCAATGCTTTCGTCTAATAGCATGTTAAACTTGCCGGCATGTAATCCGGTGTCGATGAAATTCCAGACCATATTTGAACCGTTTATTATAAAGATTTAACAAGAAATCACTTGCCTTGGGAATAAAAAGAATATACATTCTATAAGCTAAATGTACTTAGCCGTTCGGTGTGATACAATATTTTATTTCACGCCTTCAAGAAAAATTCTATAAAGCCGGGATGAAATCAATACCAAACATACTTACGGTTATCCGTATACTCATGACGCCGCTATTTGTTATCTGTCTATTGGAG encodes the following:
- the rnhA gene encoding ribonuclease HI, with amino-acid sequence MTTAAIPHVTIYTDGACKGNPGKGSWAAVLLFENVNGKVKKEISGIQMQTTNNQMELTAVIEALQCLKQPCKVTLYSDSAYIVNAFRQRWITNWQRNGWKTKTKEPVKNRELWENLLNLCARHDVTFAKVKGHAGVHYNERVDELANLALE
- a CDS encoding lipoate--protein ligase family protein, which produces MVWNFIDTGLHAGKFNMLLDESIAEKVANGSAPSVLRFFQWHPYCISLGKNQKIVEINTKKCEEEGVDLVYRPTGGRAILHAEELTYSVIFNDDISGSIEETYRQISEALVQGLRKLEIPAEVAPVQADFKALYKQPSSAACFSSSAKYEIQVNGKKLVGSAQRRFAGSVLQHGSILIGSYHRQLTEFLNLDDTEKRRMSRMLQDKTIEIEQIKSIDLDELKLQLKLAFEERFGIIFREPEEGLISLTV
- a CDS encoding RluA family pseudouridine synthase encodes the protein MEKRHKSFEILSEDEDYILINKYAGTLTLPDRFDPAIPNLYHILKSKYGDVFIVHRIDRQTSGVIAFAKNAVAHKELNLQFEGHQVQKKYLVLVQGVLNDAEGVIDLAIGENSGKAGTMRIDTAYGKKSVTQYRVIEKYLNYTLVEAVPLSGRTHQIRVHFKAIGHPLAVDELYGHAEGIKLSSIKKTYKIKTGEIEKPLIARLTLHAKSLRFYHFRRKEQVTIEAPVPKDFDRTIKQLRKLSPLPVL
- a CDS encoding lysophospholipid acyltransferase family protein encodes the protein MSVILNKINSAFEYSFVWIVQLMLGLLSYRRISDAGALAGLFFEHIGIRKKVAVENILRSSLPITLDKASQLVSDSYKHLGRTFFELLALDRIDLKQDRDYELILPDRFYDRILSGAIFVSAHVGNWELMGKILFEKRIPIAVIVKHQQNEKIDRLINRQREKAGMVVVYENEIMKLRRLIEDKYCIALLSDQDFGDNTVPVNFLGQPCFATEGPVYLANKFKVPVFVCFAVRQNKYFHRFEVKAFELNTSLSMDGQVQSYTTEIEKIVTAHPEQWLWHHRRWKVHA